The Montipora foliosa isolate CH-2021 chromosome 1, ASM3666993v2, whole genome shotgun sequence genome has a window encoding:
- the LOC137968768 gene encoding uncharacterized protein, protein MVPDEIKVRWRGELHALAELKIRRCYKPDNFGHVRTVELHRFSDAIVNGYGQSSYLRMINDRDEVHCALVMAKSRVTPLKPVTVPRLELTAAVVSTKISSFLQTELNYQDMQEFFWTDSRVVLGYISNEARRFHTFVENRVQAIRNHACPEQWRYVDTKDNPADDASRGLGANELIRSERWWNGPNFLWKPLPNETNFDPQVSPGDPEVRKVTVLASTSAEHSDLTDDIKHFSDWFHAKRVIALCVLFSQKMKLSLKKDSTNSVKEEDSLRPSKERKRQDESLKSVTLRVKDLQTAELFLIKASQSKAFPEETEALATKSHQENGIVGRSVKRTSPIHRLKPIVDDEVF, encoded by the coding sequence ATGGTGCCCGATGAGATTAAAGTGAGATGGAGGGGAGAGCTACACGCATTAGCTGAGTTGAAGATACGCCGTTGTTACAAGCCTGATAACTTCGGTCATGTCAGGACAGTAGAGTTACACAGATTCTCTGACGCGATCGTAAATGGATATGGACAATCTTCGTATCTCAGAATGATCAACGATCGCGACGAAGTGCATTGTGCCTTAGTAATGGCTAAGTCGAGAGTTACTCCATTGAAGCCAGTCACTGTGCCTAGACTGGAGCTCACTGCTGCCGTGGTGTCCACGAAAATCAGCTCCTTCCTGCAGACAGAACTGAATTATCAAGACATGCAAGAATTCTTCTGGACTGACAGCAGAGTTGTCCTCGGTTACATCTCAAATGAGGCAAGACGTTTCCACACGTTTGTCGAGAACAGAGTGCAAGCAATACGCAACCACGCCTGCCCTGAACAGTGGCGTTATGTCGATACCAAAGACAACCCAGCTGACGACGCGTCAAGAGGTCTGGGAGCTAACGAACTAATTAGAAGTGAAAGATGGTGGAACGGACCTAACTTCTTGTGGAAACCCCTTCCAAATGAAACCAACTTTGACCCTCAAGTATCTCCAGGTGATCCTGAGGTCAGGAAAGTTACTGTCCTAGCAAGCACATCCGCTGAACACTCAGATCTTACCGACGACATCAAGCACTTCTCAGACTGGTTCCATGCCAAAAGAGTCATTGCTCTCTGCGTGCTGTTCAGCCAGAAAATGAAACTCAGCCTCAAGAAAGACTCAACCAACTCTGTTAAAGAAGAAGACTCGCTGCGCccaagcaaagaaagaaaacgtcaAGATGAGTCTTTAAAGTCCGTCACGCTAAGGGTAAAGGATCTCCAAACAGCCGAGTTGTTCCTGATCAAGGCTTCACAGTCCAAAGCGTTCCCAGAGGAAACGGAAGCCTTAGCGACCAAGTCACATCAAGAGAATGGGATAGTAGGAAGGTCAGTAAAGAGGACAAGCCCCATTCATCGCCTCAAGCCAATCGTGGATGATGAAGTGTTCTAA
- the LOC137968777 gene encoding uncharacterized protein, whose translation MAELPTDRFEQVPPFTFSAVDYFGPFYIKEGRKEMKRYRVLFTCMASRAIHLEIATSLTTDLFLNAYCRFVCRRGPIQQLRSDQGTNFVGANNELEAALHEMDHKKIQRELLKDNCDWFAWKINVPHASHMGGVWERQIKTVRSILTGLLENHGNQLDDKSLRTLMIEAEAIVNSRPLSTDDLTDPDSLDVLTPNHLLTMKSSVILAPPGNFQGADVYSKKRCC comes from the coding sequence ATGGCAGAACTACCCACTGACAGATTCGAGCAAGTCCCTCCATTCACCTTCAGCGCTGTCGATTATTTTGGGCCATTCTACATAAAGGAAGGACGTAAAGAGATGAAACGATACAGAGTTCTGTTCACCTGCATGGCTTCACGTGCCATCCATCTAGAGATAGCAACTTCGTTGACAACTGACTTGTTCTTAAACGCCTACTGTCGCTTCGTCTGTCGCCGCGGACCCATTCAGCAACTACGATCAGATCAGGGTACCAATTTTGTTGGAGCAAACAATGAACTGGAAGCAGCCCTCCATGAGATGGACCACAAGAAGATTCAAAGAGAACTCCTCAAGGATAATTGCGATTGGTTCGCATGGAAGATAAACGTTCCACACGCTAGTCACATGGGAGGCGTGTGGGAAAGGCAGATTAAGACCGTACGGAGCATATTGACCGGGCTTCTGGAGAATCACGGAAATCAATTAGATGACAAATCCCTAAGGACCCTCATGATTGAAGCAGAGGCAATCGTCAATAGCCGTCCACTGAGTACAGATGACCTGACAGATCCTGACTCACTAGACGTCTTAACCCCAAATCATCTTCTAACAATGAAAAGCTCAGTCATCCTCGCGCCGCCCGGAAATTTTCAAGGAGCCGATGTTTACTCCAAGAAACGTTGCTGTTGA